A stretch of Funiculus sociatus GB2-C1 DNA encodes these proteins:
- a CDS encoding protein kinase domain-containing protein gives MIGTLLDQRYQVVQVLGQGGFGHTYIAQDTRRPGNPTCVVKHLKPAISNPEFLQTARRLFNSEAETLEKLGNHDQIPRLLAYFEENQEFYLVQEFIDGHTLSVELPPGQRWSETQAIQLLAEVLPILEFVHGNGVIHRDIKPDNLIRRSSDNKLVLVDFGAVKQVQMQSVLAPEGVNETVAIGTPGYMPSEQGQGRPRPSSDIYALGTIGIQALTGLNPRQLSEDPETGEILWRHQAQVSDSLADVLDKMVRHYFKYRYQSATEALQALASLTNPSTPGALAAVFSQKVRGYFKDGSESAKEALRRFSAETKPHTLSDDATAPVSTPQPAIPPTQNTVTIATGNPPTHNTVTVAPGREAIAPDTSQSKSPQKLPLLIGVGTAIFVITIGAISANRPPSPNPDTAKNQIETTAKTAPKPSCIVVTSSSNVRSLDGRKKTGDVVKSGTKVSVTGKEESGWIEINAPVSGWIWKGRTKNTCPSK, from the coding sequence ATGATAGGCACTTTACTAGACCAGCGTTATCAGGTGGTTCAAGTGCTAGGTCAAGGCGGATTTGGTCATACATACATCGCCCAAGACACTCGCCGACCAGGAAACCCCACCTGTGTCGTCAAACACCTTAAACCCGCTATTAGCAACCCGGAATTTTTGCAAACAGCTAGACGCTTGTTTAATAGCGAAGCGGAAACCCTGGAAAAGTTAGGAAATCATGACCAAATTCCCCGGCTGTTAGCTTACTTTGAGGAAAACCAAGAGTTTTATCTGGTACAGGAGTTTATCGACGGACATACTCTAAGTGTAGAACTTCCACCGGGTCAGCGGTGGAGCGAAACTCAGGCGATTCAACTGCTGGCTGAAGTTTTACCTATTCTAGAATTTGTCCACGGTAACGGGGTGATCCATCGGGATATCAAGCCGGATAATTTAATCCGCCGTTCCTCAGACAACAAGTTAGTTTTGGTTGATTTTGGTGCTGTTAAGCAAGTGCAGATGCAGTCAGTCCTTGCACCTGAAGGTGTAAACGAGACTGTAGCAATTGGCACCCCAGGCTATATGCCCAGCGAACAGGGACAAGGCAGACCCCGCCCCAGTAGCGATATTTATGCTCTCGGCACCATCGGCATCCAAGCCTTGACTGGCTTAAATCCCAGACAATTATCAGAAGATCCTGAGACTGGGGAAATTCTCTGGCGACATCAAGCTCAAGTCAGCGACTCTTTGGCAGATGTTCTAGATAAGATGGTGCGCCACTACTTCAAATACCGCTACCAGTCAGCAACTGAGGCGCTGCAAGCACTCGCCTCATTGACCAATCCCTCCACTCCGGGGGCTTTGGCGGCAGTCTTCAGCCAGAAGGTGCGCGGCTACTTCAAAGATGGCTCTGAGTCTGCTAAAGAGGCATTGCGTAGGTTCTCCGCCGAGACGAAGCCCCACACTTTGTCAGATGACGCAACTGCCCCTGTATCTACGCCCCAGCCAGCCATCCCCCCGACGCAGAACACAGTAACAATTGCTACTGGTAATCCCCCAACACATAACACTGTGACAGTTGCTCCGGGAAGGGAAGCGATCGCGCCAGACACTTCACAATCTAAATCCCCCCAGAAATTGCCGTTGCTAATCGGCGTAGGCACCGCTATTTTTGTAATTACAATCGGTGCAATTTCTGCAAATCGTCCCCCATCGCCTAATCCGGATACGGCTAAAAACCAAATTGAAACAACAGCTAAAACTGCACCAAAACCAAGTTGTATTGTTGTTACTAGCTCATCAAATGTCCGCTCTTTGGATGGGCGTAAGAAAACTGGGGATGTTGTGAAATCAGGAACTAAAGTATCTGTTACTGGAAAAGAAGAAAGTGGCTGGATAGAGATTAATGCTCCGGTGTCCGGTTGGATTTGGAAAGGTCGGACAAAAAATACTTGTCCTTCTAAATAG
- a CDS encoding universal stress protein — MFKTVLFPVDQSREAREAADVVANIVQKYGSRLVLLSVVEEPEVEESPRPDAMNSPQAVAELLKTAQNLFAELGIQAEIIEQTGKVAFTICDVADEMDADLIVMGCRGLGLTEEGVSESVTNRVINLAPCPVLVVP; from the coding sequence ATGTTCAAGACTGTTCTGTTTCCTGTCGATCAAAGTCGAGAAGCCCGCGAAGCGGCTGATGTTGTTGCCAATATTGTGCAAAAGTATGGTAGCCGCTTAGTGTTGCTGTCGGTGGTAGAAGAACCAGAAGTAGAGGAATCGCCTCGTCCAGATGCGATGAACTCACCACAAGCCGTTGCCGAATTGCTTAAAACTGCACAAAATCTATTTGCTGAGTTAGGCATCCAAGCTGAGATCATTGAGCAAACAGGTAAGGTGGCTTTTACAATTTGCGATGTTGCTGATGAAATGGATGCCGATTTAATTGTGATGGGGTGTCGCGGACTGGGTTTGACTGAGGAAGGCGTTTCCGAAAGTGTCACTAACCGGGTGATTAACCTTGCCCCTTGCCCAGTTTTGGTTGTTCCCTAA
- the ylqF gene encoding ribosome biogenesis GTPase YlqF: protein MTTPDINWYPGHIAKAEKSLKEQLKRVDVVLEVRDTRIPLSTHHPQVPEWVGTKARVLVLNRMDMITPSVRQMWTEWFRERGEAPYFTDAQHGKGIVAVAKAAQAAGEQMNQRRSDRGMLPRPVRAVVIGFPNVGKSALINRLLGKRVVESARRAGVTRQLRWIRISDQIELLDAPGVLPSRLENQSAALKLAICDDIGDASYDNQRVAAALVDFLKNLNSPDADLFLVKSLESRYGIDPVPLTGEEYIHAVANHRHKGDVERTARQILNDFRTGLLGAIPLELPPNTR from the coding sequence ATGACTACTCCCGATATTAATTGGTATCCCGGACACATTGCCAAAGCTGAAAAGTCTCTCAAAGAACAGCTTAAGCGTGTGGATGTGGTGTTGGAAGTGCGAGACACCCGCATTCCTCTCTCCACGCACCATCCCCAAGTGCCAGAGTGGGTTGGTACCAAGGCGAGGGTGTTGGTACTCAACCGCATGGATATGATTACTCCCTCTGTGCGACAGATGTGGACAGAGTGGTTTAGGGAACGAGGGGAAGCGCCATACTTCACTGATGCTCAGCATGGTAAAGGTATAGTAGCAGTGGCAAAGGCGGCGCAAGCAGCTGGGGAACAGATGAATCAACGAAGAAGCGATCGCGGGATGCTTCCTCGCCCAGTCCGCGCCGTTGTGATCGGCTTTCCTAATGTCGGCAAATCAGCTTTAATTAATCGCTTGTTGGGAAAAAGAGTCGTAGAAAGTGCGCGTCGTGCTGGCGTGACTCGTCAACTGCGCTGGATACGCATTTCCGATCAAATTGAACTTTTAGATGCTCCCGGCGTTTTACCTTCCAGGTTAGAAAATCAATCTGCTGCCCTCAAATTAGCTATCTGCGATGATATCGGTGATGCGTCTTATGATAATCAACGAGTGGCAGCTGCTTTGGTAGATTTTCTGAAAAATTTAAACAGCCCAGATGCAGATTTATTTCTGGTAAAGTCATTAGAGTCTCGCTACGGAATAGATCCAGTACCCCTAACGGGTGAAGAATATATACACGCTGTGGCAAATCACCGTCATAAAGGTGATGTAGAACGCACAGCACGGCAGATATTAAATGATTTTCGCACAGGTTTATTAGGTGCTATTCCCCTAGAATTGCCGCCAAATACACGCTAG